ATATAAGCGATAAGACAAACAGGAGAATAGAGTGGTAAAAAGAGGTGGCTTTTCATTGATAGAGCTTATCTTGTCAGTGCTTGTAGTAGCCATAGTAAGTGCAAGCTTGCCACTAGCGGTAAGAACTACTTCAAATTTAAGTGAGCAGTCCTTAATGCAAGAAGGACTAATGAATGCTAAAACCTATATGTCATTAATATTAAAAGCACCATTTAGTGATCAAGTCTTAATAGCCGGTAAAAATACCATGCCATCATCTATAACCACTCAAGAGGCTATAATTTTTCCTCTTATTATCTGCGACCAAGGGGCAAATCCAGATTTTTATGAAAAAAGTGGTGTAAAAGGAGAAGGACATAGGATACTTGCATATCCGGTACAAAATTCATCTGCATGTGCCACAAGGCCTAGTGATTCAAAGCTTCCAGAATCAATCAAAAGCGTAAATTTTAAAGTAAAATCTATCAAAAATTTCAATACCCAAAAATCCATCTCGCCAACTGCTAGCACTACCAAACGCGACTTTATCATAGATACAGAGACGACTCCAACCATAACAAATGGAGCTGATAAATTTGTAGTTAGCACTCCTTTAAATGATAGTGACGTTTTACAGATAAAGCTAGATACGACTATGAAAACTACAAAAGAGAGCAAAAGCGTACTTTATGGATATGCCTTTAACATAGGTGAAAGTAGCACTCTAAGTGTAAAAGAATGGAAATGAAAAGAACAAGAAAAGCTTTTACATTAATTGAGCTAATAATAGTCATCACCGTACTTGGCGTTATCTCACTTATGAGCTTTAACACGCTTATGAATTTATATCAAAACTATTTTCAAAGCAAAGTAATAAACGAACTAGAAACACAAAGCGAAATCGCTCTAGAGCAAATTTCAATGCTGCTTAGCCACAGAATCAAACAAAGCGTTATCGCTAGGAAAAAAAATGGAGATTACCTAGCTCTAAATGATAGTGGCGTAAATCTAAGTAGCGACTTTGAAATTTTAGAATTTATCCCAGCTGCTTATGAGCTATTTGATGGCATAAACGAATATAAAGGAGATGATACTAACGGAGATCCTATCATCGAAGAAGGCATATATAGCGGATATGTAGATCTTGCAAATAGCTCTGTTGCAAATGGATTAAAAAGTCCTGGGAGCAAATTTAATGATGCTTTTAGAAACGGCATAATGGACTTGACCTGCGAAAATGATAGCAATGAAGAAGATGTAAATAGTGGCTCTAGGTGCATAAACGCCAATAATGAAAATGGTGGTTTAGTAGCGATATTTTCTAGCATACTTTATAGAGTTGGTAGTAGCTTTGGCTATCAAGAAAATTTAGACCAAAGGCACTTAGATATCGCAAAAGTTGGCATACAATCAATCGACACGCTTAAGATTTCAAGTGATTTTAAAAATAAAAAAATTTCAGAACAGTATAAGCTAGCTTACACAGCCATTGCCATAGCGCCAGCTGAGCAAAGTGCCGAGGATATACAAAATGGCTCTTTTGACCTTAAAATTTACTACAATTATAGGCCATGGCTAAATGAAAGCTTTAAAAAATTTAGCTCAACATCCACAAAGGATATCAAAGCCGAAAATGCAACACTAGCTAAACACGTAACAAGATTTGTCTTCACGGAAAAAAATGGTGTCATCGCGCTAAAGCTTTGCCTTAAAGCAGAAAAATCAGAAATAACCATTTGCAAGTCAAAGGCGGTTTATTAATGAGAAAAGGATTTACATTAATAGCAGCGATATTTTTTCTAGTTGTGGCAGCTTCTATCAGCACTCTTGCTCTTTCGATAGCCAGCACATCAGCCAGACAAAGCAGTGAAATTTATCTAAGAGAGCAAGCACAACTCGTTGCTCAAGCAGCAGCAGAGTATGCGATGTTTGAAATTTTTAGAACTGATTTCTCAAACAAATGCTTAGATAAAGTAAATGGAGATTTTAACGATATGTTCGACTTTAAAGTAAAAATAACTTACTTTGGCGATATCGGTATATGCACTCCACCGACCATTATGCCAGGAACAAACGGAGTCGCAAGTACTGGCAACATGATCTTTGATGTTTTTGTAACATCAAAAGATAAAAAAACGCCAAATCCTATAAATTTTCACAAACGAACTCTTCAGAAACTTTAAAATTTTATAAAGATTTTAGTTTAATTTGTTTTTAGTTTTAGCGTGTTATAATCATCTTACTTTCTATAAAGGAGATTACGATGAACATAAGCATTGTAGGAAAACAATTTGAGCTAACAGAGCCAATCAAAAACTATATCCAAGACGCTTTTGATACGCTTGGTAAATACAATCTTGATATCATCTCAGCAAGATGTGTTGTAGCAGCCGATGAAAAACAAGGTAAGAAAGGTTTTAATGCAGAATTTTCTCTAAATATGGCCCATAAAGACACCATAGTCGTTCGCCAAAAAGATAAAGACCTTTACGCTGCGATCGATCTTGCTATCGAAAAAGCATCAAAAGTTTTAAGAAGAGAGCATGATAAGAAATTTACCGTAAAAGGCAAGGCTGACGATAAAGAATTTCGCTCAAGAATAGGCGAAGAAAAGATCGAAGGTGTCGAGGAGATCGTGCCTATGGAGCTTGAAATTTATAAACCACTTGAGGTAGAAGAGGCACTTGATAAACTAAAATCAAGCGATAAACAATTTTACGTATTTAATGACGTTGACGCAAAAATGCGTGTGATCTACAAAAGAACAGACGGAACTTTTGGTCTTTACTAAAAATAGGGGCAGCTTTGCCCCTAAAATTTATGCTAATTCACTATAAATTTTCTTTCTGAAATCCAAGAAACCCTGTTACAAAAACTGCTACGCCAGCAAATGGCTTTAAATTTTCAAAAATAGAATAGAGATATCCTTGCATAAGATAGATCTAGATACAAGAAGACTTCCCTGTAAGCCATTTTAAGAAGATCTTAGCGAACTAAATTAGGTCACAACCGATGAATGGCAAGGCAAAGAAGCACGTGCCATGAAAAAGGAGTGGATACTTTCCCTAAAAAATGAGTGCGAATACCAAAGCGTGGCATTTTATTTTATGGGCTGGGGAAGCATAGACGAAAACGGCAAATGTCGCAACAGAGCAAACGAGCTAAAAACGCTTGATGGCGTCAGGTATAAAGAATTTCCAAAGATAAAAGAGAGACAAGGCTCTCTTTTTGATTTTTAAAATATCCAATAATCAAAACAAAAAATAATCGCTAAGTTATTTCTCTAAATTTTCACTAACCTTTGGTGTAAAGGCCTTGTTTATCTTTCTTATCCAAATGATTAGCGAGATAAATAAGATAAAGTAAAATACATAGCTAGCTACCGGCCAACTAGTATCATTGCAGTTTTCTTTTAGCGATATAATATTTCTAAACTCTTGAAGCATAGAAATTCTATATCCATAATATTTTACAGTAACGTTTTTATCGCTATTTGCAAAGCCTTGAGCCTTGGCTTGTACATCAGCTGAGTTAAATTTAAAATAAAACGGAAATCCCCATGCGGTATCTTCATTTCTATAAGCCATGACTTTATTTGGATTATTAGAATCTTTAGTATAGATAAGATAAATATCTCTAGTAAGGCCATCAGCTGGATTTTTAGCATCGATGATACCATCTTTGTCCATACGTTTGAGATCGCTACCTGTGATTTGTACATTTGCATAATGTGGAAATGAATAATCAACTACAAGAGCTAAAAAAGAGTGTAAGAGTACAATAAAAATAACGCAAATTCTTTTAAAAAATGTAATCATTTCTTTCCTTTTAAATTTGCGTTATTTTATGAAAAGATAGCTTAATAAAGGGGCAAAATGCCCCTTTAATTTTAAGCTTTTTTATTAAGCATAAATTTTAGAAGTTGTGCAAGGAAGCTGATTCCACCGATTATTAAAATCGTATCACCAATCATTCTTACCCATCTTAAATTTTGTAAGTGTGATTGTTGTAAAAGCTCAGCGCTTCTTGCATACCACATACCATGCTCTAGGCTTGCAAATGCTTGATAAATTCCTATTGGAAGTAGTGAAAGCACGATCATTAGCATAAGGCCTATATTTAAGCCCCAAAAACCTACTTTCATAAGTTTCTCGTCAAATTCTTGACCTTTGAACAGATAAGTAGCTACTAGCCAAACAAATCCAAGTGCTAAAAATCCATAAACACCAAATAGCGCAGCATGTCCGTGAACTGGAGTCGTATTTAGGCCTTGGATATAAAATAGTGAAATTGGAGGATTGATTAAAAATCCAAATACACCAGCACCTAGCATATTCCAGAAAGCAACTGCGATAAAGCAGTAAAGTGGCCATTTTAATGTCTTAGCCCAAGTTTGAGCAAACTGAAGTCTATAATGCTCATAAGCTTCAGCACCAAGCAATACAAGAGGAACTACCTCAAGTGCTGAGAAGCTAGCGCCAACTGCCATTATA
This region of Campylobacter concisus genomic DNA includes:
- a CDS encoding DUF1523 family protein, whose amino-acid sequence is MITFFKRICVIFIVLLHSFLALVVDYSFPHYANVQITGSDLKRMDKDGIIDAKNPADGLTRDIYLIYTKDSNNPNKVMAYRNEDTAWGFPFYFKFNSADVQAKAQGFANSDKNVTVKYYGYRISMLQEFRNIISLKENCNDTSWPVASYVFYFILFISLIIWIRKINKAFTPKVSENLEK
- a CDS encoding type II secretion system protein, translating into MKRTRKAFTLIELIIVITVLGVISLMSFNTLMNLYQNYFQSKVINELETQSEIALEQISMLLSHRIKQSVIARKKNGDYLALNDSGVNLSSDFEILEFIPAAYELFDGINEYKGDDTNGDPIIEEGIYSGYVDLANSSVANGLKSPGSKFNDAFRNGIMDLTCENDSNEEDVNSGSRCINANNENGGLVAIFSSILYRVGSSFGYQENLDQRHLDIAKVGIQSIDTLKISSDFKNKKISEQYKLAYTAIAIAPAEQSAEDIQNGSFDLKIYYNYRPWLNESFKKFSSTSTKDIKAENATLAKHVTRFVFTEKNGVIALKLCLKAEKSEITICKSKAVY
- the hpf gene encoding ribosome hibernation-promoting factor, HPF/YfiA family — encoded protein: MNISIVGKQFELTEPIKNYIQDAFDTLGKYNLDIISARCVVAADEKQGKKGFNAEFSLNMAHKDTIVVRQKDKDLYAAIDLAIEKASKVLRREHDKKFTVKGKADDKEFRSRIGEEKIEGVEEIVPMELEIYKPLEVEEALDKLKSSDKQFYVFNDVDAKMRVIYKRTDGTFGLY
- a CDS encoding type II secretion system protein; the protein is MVKRGGFSLIELILSVLVVAIVSASLPLAVRTTSNLSEQSLMQEGLMNAKTYMSLILKAPFSDQVLIAGKNTMPSSITTQEAIIFPLIICDQGANPDFYEKSGVKGEGHRILAYPVQNSSACATRPSDSKLPESIKSVNFKVKSIKNFNTQKSISPTASTTKRDFIIDTETTPTITNGADKFVVSTPLNDSDVLQIKLDTTMKTTKESKSVLYGYAFNIGESSTLSVKEWK